TTATTGCTTTATTTTTAACTACGTAGTCTTTACATTTCTCGATAAGATTTATTTTATGCTTTAAATCTAGATCTCCATCAGGTTCATCTAGTATTAATATTTTTGATTTCCTTTGCCATATTCTAGCCAATTGAACCCTTTTCCACTCTCCACCGCTTAAAAGAATAATTTCTTTTTTTGCTTGAGAAGCAATATCAAAATCTCTTAATACACTCGAAAAGTCAAATGAAAATTCAATGTTTAACTTCTGTAAAATATTAATATTATCGTCTCTCTCAAGCAGCAAAAACTCTTCAACATTAAAGTTTTCTGCTCTGGCTAAGGATTGCGGCAGCCAGGAGATTATACGAGATCTGCATAAACTATTAATATTATTTATTTTTTCTTTATTTATGAATACGTTACCATAGGTTGGCTCTATAACTCCAGCACATATTTTAAGCAAAGTGCTTTTTCCAGCTCCATTGTTACCTAAAAAACAAATAATTTCACCTTCATTAAACTCAAAGTTTATATCTTTTAACAAAGTTTTCTTATTAAGCACTGAATAAAAAAGTTTTTCTGCCCTGAAGTTTAAACTCAACATTAAACCTTTTTCCTTATTAAAATAAAGGCCAACACGGGTGCCCCAAGAATAGCTGTAAAAATACCCAACGGCAATTGAGCGGGCGAGAATAAAGAACGCGAAAGTGTATCAGCATTGACTAGGACTATAGATCCTAAAATCATACTTAATATACATTCAAACCTTGCAGAAAACCTATGCATTTTTCGAATCATATGCGGAATTATCAGACCAATAAAACCTATAGAACCAGCAGTAGAAACTACAAGTGAAACTAAAAAACAAATCATTACAACTGAAATTTTTCTTAATTTTACTGGATTAAGCCCCATAGATTTAGAAAAGTCATCTCCAAATGACATTAAATCAAAATAATTTGCATTTCTTAGAAGGAAAAAAGCAGGTACGATGGACATCGTATAAAAAATAAATAATTGAATTAAGTTTATCGGTTGTAACGTGCCTATCATCGCATTGTGAATTTCAGAAAGCTGTTCTGGTTTTGCAAGTGTAATAATCATCAAAGTAATTGATGAAAAAAAAGAGTTTATAATAATTCCTATTACTGGATAAATGTATTCATCATTAACACTTTTAATTCTTTTTCTAAAAAATAATAAAATAAAAAAAGACAAAAAGCATCCTATAAAAGTAAAAACTGACTGAAATGGAATGAGATTTTGTAAAGTTAATTCAGAAAAAAATTGAATTGAACTTAGAATGATAAATAGAGCTAAAAAACATGTGCCACCTGATGAAATACCCAGTATAAAAGGATCTGCCAACGGGTTTCTAAGAACTCTTTGCAAAACACATCCACTTAATGCTAAAATAGCACCAACCAAAGCAGCTTGCATAAGACTATTAAATCTCAACTCCAATATTCTATATTCTATACTAGAAAAAGTTAGTGATGAATTTAAAACTTCACTAAGAGAGAGCTGCACAGACCCATGATAAATACTTAAAATAGCAGATATAAAGAAAATGAATACATATATAGAACACACTTTAAAAGAAAAATTTGATTTCAACTCACAAACTTTCTATAAATTTTATACCTTCTACTATTCTTGGCCCAGGTCTTACTAAAACATCGTCAGGGACAATTATGACTTTAATTTTATCAATATCATTTCCATAAATATTCTTTATGTTTTGTGTCTGTATTTTTAAAGATTCGTCGATATTTTTACCTTTAATTGATCCAACTAAAATAATATCAGGTCTGTTTTTTATTAAAAATTCTTTAGTTATAATTGGATATTTTATAATACTTTTACCAACAATATTTTTTAAACCAGATTTTAAAAACAGTCCACCTAGCCAAGTATCTTCACTTACTGAATATAGTGGATTAAATTGTAGAGCAAATAAAAATGATTTATTTTTCTTTGGTTTATTTTCAAGAGAAAATAATGCTTCTTTGATTTTTTTCGCAACTATTTCACCTTTTTTTTCCGCACCTAATTTCTTTGCGATATCATTAATTATAACAGGTAAATCTTCTGCTCGTTCTGGATTAACTTCTATTATGTTAATCCCATATGACTTTAACTTATTCAATTTAGCTATTGGATTTCCTTTGGTCGCTAAAACTACTGTTGCGCCTGATGTTAATATTTTTTCAAGACTTGGATCATTGTATTGTCCTACTTTAAAAATCGACTTTGCTTTAATAGGATAATCGCATAAAAATGTATTGCCAACGAGCTTACCTTCAAGTTCTAATGCAAATACTATCTCAGTTAGATTTGGTGCCAAAGTAACAATTTTTTGCGTATTATTTGCATAAGCAATTTGGAAATAAAATAAAATTAGAATTACAAAATGAAAATATTTAATTCTCATTTTGTAATTCCAGCAGCGATAATTCTATCTTTAATTTTCTTAATAACTCTCGCTTCTAATTGACGAGCTCTTTCACGAGTTATTCCATATTTATCACCAACATCTTGGAGAGTGATTGGCTCATCCGCCATAATTCTGTTATGAAAAATAAAAGAATCTCTTTCATTTAAATCTTTTTCAACAAATGCCATTTCTTTTCGAAGAATTTTTAGAAGCTGTTCTCTTTCATAAGAAAGTCCAGGATCTTCGGAGTCTGACATAATTAAATCGACTTGACGAGCGTCTCCTTCTTCACCCACTGGTGTGTCTAAAGAAACATCATTTTTCGTTAATCTTTGTTGCATTTCGATAACATCATTTGGCTGAACTCCAATTTTTTCTGCCAATAAATTCGCATCGAATTTTTGCGTTAAAGCGTAAAGCCTTTCAGCCTCTCCACGCAGCCTAAAAAATAATTTTCTTTGTGCGTCAGTCGTTCCCATCCTGACAAGACTTTTATTATCCATTAAAAATTTCAAAATATAGGCCCGTATCCACCACGCACTGTAGGTTGAGAGCTTGACTCCACGATATGGATTAAAACGATTGACCGCCTGCACCAAACCCGCATTGCCCTCTTGAATAAGATCGAGAATTTGCGAATATGCCCTACGATATTCCATAGCTATTTTGACAACTAATCTAAGATTTGCCGTTACAAGTTGATTGCGAGCATTCATTTCATTGTGCTCATATGCCCTTATCGCTACTTCTTTTTCTTCTTCACGGGTCATCAGAGAATAGCGGCGAAGCTCAGCCAGATACCTCTGAAGCGCATTGGTGGTAACAAGCCCAGGTTCTTTCCCTGTTATTTCAAAGGTATCATCTAAATCAATATCCTCTTCTTCATATTCAGAATCTTCGCTTTTCAGAGCAGGTAAAATGTCTGTATCATCTAAGATGACTTCAGATTCAGAGTCTTTATAATTGTCTACATCTATTATATCGTGGTGTCTTGATGACTCATTAGAATCATCTTCTTCGTCCAATATTTCAGCATCTAGCAAATCCGCTTGTTTTGCCTTGGAATGTTTAGTTGGTTTTAAATATGAGTCAGACGTTTTTGATTTTTCTTGTACTGAAACACGAACAAAAGACTTCTTTTTTGAATTTTTGGTCTTATCATTTTGTGTTTCATCTTCAGTAATCACAATCTCTTTCTTACGAGTCATAGGGTTTACTCCCTGAAAAGGAATCTACAATGCTCAGAGTCGGAATTATTTCCAACCCTTTTGCAAAAATCAATAAACTCAACCCTGAGTACAACACTCATCTTTGGTATATCTTAGCTAATAATGGGCAACTTGAAGTTACCCGCTCTCTTGAACAGCTTAATCAAGTGTGCCAAGAATTTAGCGAAAGAAATATCAACTTAGTTGGAATTGTTGGTGGCGATGGAAGTATTAGTCTTGTACTTTCAGCAATATACAAAGCATATGGGGCAGAAAGACTTCCTAAAATTCTCCTTTTAAAAGGAGGAACGATTAACTTCCTAGCTTCAAATTTAGGTATTAAAAACGAAGCAAGAA
The sequence above is drawn from the Fluviispira vulneris genome and encodes:
- a CDS encoding RNA polymerase factor sigma-32, with amino-acid sequence MTRKKEIVITEDETQNDKTKNSKKKSFVRVSVQEKSKTSDSYLKPTKHSKAKQADLLDAEILDEEDDSNESSRHHDIIDVDNYKDSESEVILDDTDILPALKSEDSEYEEEDIDLDDTFEITGKEPGLVTTNALQRYLAELRRYSLMTREEEKEVAIRAYEHNEMNARNQLVTANLRLVVKIAMEYRRAYSQILDLIQEGNAGLVQAVNRFNPYRGVKLSTYSAWWIRAYILKFLMDNKSLVRMGTTDAQRKLFFRLRGEAERLYALTQKFDANLLAEKIGVQPNDVIEMQQRLTKNDVSLDTPVGEEGDARQVDLIMSDSEDPGLSYEREQLLKILRKEMAFVEKDLNERDSFIFHNRIMADEPITLQDVGDKYGITRERARQLEARVIKKIKDRIIAAGITK
- a CDS encoding FecCD family ABC transporter permease → MCSIYVFIFFISAILSIYHGSVQLSLSEVLNSSLTFSSIEYRILELRFNSLMQAALVGAILALSGCVLQRVLRNPLADPFILGISSGGTCFLALFIILSSIQFFSELTLQNLIPFQSVFTFIGCFLSFFILLFFRKRIKSVNDEYIYPVIGIIINSFFSSITLMIITLAKPEQLSEIHNAMIGTLQPINLIQLFIFYTMSIVPAFFLLRNANYFDLMSFGDDFSKSMGLNPVKLRKISVVMICFLVSLVVSTAGSIGFIGLIIPHMIRKMHRFSARFECILSMILGSIVLVNADTLSRSLFSPAQLPLGIFTAILGAPVLAFILIRKKV
- a CDS encoding ABC transporter substrate-binding protein, translated to MRIKYFHFVILILFYFQIAYANNTQKIVTLAPNLTEIVFALELEGKLVGNTFLCDYPIKAKSIFKVGQYNDPSLEKILTSGATVVLATKGNPIAKLNKLKSYGINIIEVNPERAEDLPVIINDIAKKLGAEKKGEIVAKKIKEALFSLENKPKKNKSFLFALQFNPLYSVSEDTWLGGLFLKSGLKNIVGKSIIKYPIITKEFLIKNRPDIILVGSIKGKNIDESLKIQTQNIKNIYGNDIDKIKVIIVPDDVLVRPGPRIVEGIKFIESL
- a CDS encoding ATP-binding cassette domain-containing protein; the protein is MLSLNFRAEKLFYSVLNKKTLLKDINFEFNEGEIICFLGNNGAGKSTLLKICAGVIEPTYGNVFINKEKINNINSLCRSRIISWLPQSLARAENFNVEEFLLLERDDNINILQKLNIEFSFDFSSVLRDFDIASQAKKEIILLSGGEWKRVQLARIWQRKSKILILDEPDGDLDLKHKINLIEKCKDYVVKNKAIIFIATHDIHFAKMIANRICALNNGVLTWNSKADIFWNLNILKKLYDLNNKDEFYFNSNESLSI